The stretch of DNA TTTTCTAAACAACTGAGAGTATTTGCATCGGTGCATCCTTCATTGAATCAGTGCAACCCGAAgcaaatattaatattttaacaaaaacgAGATACGATGGTTTCTGACTTTCTcatatgttttaaaattaattagacTTAGGGACTAGATCAGAACACATATAGAATACCCGGGaaggtttttcttttcttttcttttggccAGGAAAACATAGATTGTTAAGTTAGAAAATGTCAATCAGGAAATGCATGTTAGAGGAGTCTCCTTACCCCatattatgttatgttatgttaattAAATGTGAGCCTAGGCGGAACAGACTTATATACCTATCCAATTATGCAGTAGCAGACACTCTGAGACGACTTGCCTTGGAGTGTACTTGATGAAATAAAACGAACAAGATAATTTACTCTGTGAAACACTTTATTTATACTCTTCATATTATTATGTTATGTAAGACTTATGAAAATTATGTTAGAAACTGACATTCAGGTGCCCCCGGTGTAGTCACCAGTAGCTGGGTAGCAGGATTCACTGAGGCTTAGTAGTCTCATCCCACGccgttcaattttttttaggtaaacaGGTTAACCGGAGCATGGACCAGGTAGGGACTGATGATCAAGGTTGAGCTTTggatttcatcttcttcattgcTTTATGTCTAATCTGTTCATGTAGAATTCAGTTTTTCATTCCGCTGTAATATATCGGATTATCATATTATTCTTGTGAGATCTTGTTATTCAACTTAATTATTCTGTAATTTTAATGTACTCATATTTCAATTATTAATATCTCGACTAAACATTCTAGACAATTTAGTTGGGGTGTTACATATGGCTTCTCTCTTTGTCAATAGTGAAACAATTAAAACGATTTCATAACTAGGTCGAGCAAATTCACAAGACTCACATGTATGAATATATCTCAAGCGTTTACActcaatattaaaaaattgtactTTTGTATACTCTTGTATAAAATGATTTATGATTAATGttatatcttatatatatatatgatctatgTTATAGTATATTTCAATCCAACTGTCGATTTTTTAATACGATTTCAGGTAAAGAATTATCGGAGGTGTCATATAAAAAGTTTCACACCTTGTTAATGaattaaatatacaaaaattgattttaaagaAGAACGTTagggattttattttttggatcaaTAATATATAATCTCCCTCTCAAAAGCCACTAAATTTGATTTAGTAGTAATTAATTTCAGTAGGATGCAGGAGGAATTAGGTTCAATCTTCACCAAAAAACAATTTGTGGATATATATAAAGGAAGCAATATCTAGTGAGAAAGAATATTTTTATGTGAATGAGAGGATGACACATCAACCGTTGGATAAAAATACACATATGAGATTAAAAGATGATTAAAATGGATCACGTGTGTCTTTTCCTATCTAATCCCAACAATCTTCTTCTACGTATCTTCTTCTCATCTCTTTAAAGTTCCGAATGCGCTTTCATTCATAATCCACAGTCAAGTAGAATAATATTAAGGGTAATATATGTCATAATAGTTAATATaaaacatatatacatatattaatatttattaaaaatgaaaattccattaagacaaaaaaaaaaaatgaaaattccaCTCTGGCCAAGGCCACGGTATGCCCCTATTTAGATCAACCCCTGGAGTGAGAGGATGGCACATCAACCGTTGGATAGAAATACACAATGAGATTAAAAGATGATTAAAATTGAGATCACGTGTTTCATTTCCTATCTAATTCCAACCGTCTTCTTCTATACGTATCTTTTTCTAACGTCTTTAACATTTCGATTGCgctttcattcataataatccACGGTCAAGGTGCTAATTGTAGTAATtgttttatgagtttaattgttgtgcaccgtcggtgtaatttttttttacacatacatccaatgatgtgttgccacatcatttaatgaatgtgacacatcatgtgtttttaatgaccatacatgatgtgtcggtatattattggacgcatgtgcaaaataactttacaccgacggtgcatataaattaaattcttattttattttactttgactgaaaataataataataaaaataataaaataataataatattactaaaaataattgaaatatttaatattttttacaagagaaattttataaatatagtAACCGTTtgcttttctattttattttaatttattttttttggtataagtAACCGTTTGCTTTTCTATTTTATTCCcttatatttctaataaaaatatcattcatatgcatttaattttctatttaaatCCCCTCATACACCCATCACAAATCATCATTGTAGTGACTCTTAATTTtccacttttttaattttactttgtCAACATGCAAATGTTCAACTTTTTTGTTATCATTCTTGGGTTTATTTCTCCATGTCTATGTACGagattgaatgttggaacaaaaaataacaattataatGTGATGGATTATGGTGCACGTGGCGATGGAAAAACTGATGATTCACACGTATATATGTTCTTATGTttttctttatataatttattaaaatgttTTGATATTTCATGTGAATTTTTTCTCACTAATTGACTGATCTTTaacactatttttaattatatatatttattgaattgtAGGCCTTTGTAAATGCATGGAGTAGTGCATGTAAATACGGAGGGACATTAACTATACCAGCAGAAAAATCATTCATGGCGACGAATGTAAAATTTAGTGGTCCTTGCAAACCCAAAATTCATATTCaggtatattatatatatttaattatttatatatataaagttggTTGGATTAGTTGAGTACTATATATATtgagtttaattattgtgcaccgtcggtgtaatttttttttacacatacatccaatgacgccttgccacatcatttaatgaatgtgacacatcatgtgtttttaattaccatacatgatgtgtcggtatattattggacgcatgtgcaaaataattttacactgacggtgcatatatatatattgttgtaatcccttttcttttatttaattaataatttctttttgtacTGGTTTccttttttcatttaataaaaaaaattataataataaaataacatgAAAATTAATTCACAActtaaataatgttttattaagaattttaattaatatttaaatttaattgtttCAAATAGGATTTTACCTTAAATCTATTCAAAGTTAAAACTTAAAGAAAGATCACATGATTTTATTTTCGTAAAGAATTCTGCGAGATTTATTTATAACTAACAGTGTGATgtgaataattaatttaaatattttatgtattttatttgtttttgtgttaAGTCTATATTGATGGACTTTTTTTATTTGCACTTATTTTAATCATTATTGCAGTTTGATGGAAAAATAGTTGCACCCCCTAAAGCAGTGTGGAAAAGTGGAGAATATTTGATTTACATTGATAATTTAGACGGACTCACAATTGATGGTAATGGTAAAGGAGGAGCTGATGGAGATGGTTCAACTTGGTGGCAATGCCAAAATTGTAATCGACCTGGGGtacatatatattcaattattCATTTCTTATATTGCTAACACTTTGacatgttattattattttttatgacaatttgtcatattattattaacacgGGGAACATTAATTCGGTGAAGAATTCAtttgtttacttatttatttatttgaaataatcgatctctaaattaatattttaaagtgACTGTGAACATATTaagacataattttttttttatggtacagctctttcattttcattcctGCAAGAATCTCAAAGTTAGTAACATAATGGTCACTAATAGCCCAAGTGGTCATGTATCTGTTAACCAGTGCAATGGTGCAACATTCTCACATATATCTATTAACTCTCCTTCTAATAGTCCCAACACTGATGGCTTTGACATTTCTTTTTCTAGTAATATCTTGGTAGAAGATTCAAACATAAAATCTGGtaatttaaactttatttttagtatgtatttatcatgttattttataaaaaaagagcTAAACataaattgttataaaaaataggaaaaattattaaaataaaaaaatcagtattaacaaaatattatataaataaatgtaaaaaaaaaaaaaaaattatagcatTTGTCGTTGTATCAATAAAAtgattaacatttttgtaactttaatttgagttatgtttttttttctttctaattagGTGACGATTGTATTGCCATTAACGGTGACTCCTCTTTTATCAATGCTACTGGTATTACTTGTGGACCAGGCCATGGAATAAGGTTTACAAAAATTGCATGTTGATCTAAAAGTTCAATTTCACATGATACACTATTTATATTCAATGCCAATATTTTATGTTAGACGACTAACATCCTAAATTAGTGTATTAAATCTAAAGTTCAAATGTTATTTGTTATTACGATATactattagttttttttgccCCACAATATACTATTAGTTAGAGTGTGAATTATTGATATCCACAAACTTATTTTAGTGTCCCAGAATcgtaaattatatattatacatGTGTTCATGTTTTTTACAAATCTCATAAAATGTTTACTTTACAAATTAACCAGTGTTGGTAGCCTTGGTAAAGTAAGACCTAATGATAAAGTTTCCGATGTTCATGTACGGAATTGCACCTTCACCGGAACTTCAAATGGAGGAAGAATCAAGACAAAAATGGTGAGTATAATTAATAaggttaaatattttaaaattttctacaAAAATACGAATCTTTCAGATTTTATCCATATTAATATTTTCGTTCTTTCTACATTATCCCTTGAAGAATTGGGAGTATTTATTCgacaaccaaaaaaaattagcacaTAAGCAAATTTGTaagtaaagtaaaaaaaattaaatgaattaaGAGTATCTAGACATCAAAGACATATGTGACTTATACTTTTTGATCGTTGTGTAAATCTCATTCTTCAAGGGGTTATGTAGGCCCAGAATCTAATAGTTTATATAATTTAGTCCGTAACTTTTTATGAACACCTTTCAATATTTACTTTTTACATTATAACGTATTATGTGACAACACTttaattctccaattttttgtaGGGTGGATCAGGctatgcaaaaaatattatttttgaggAAATCATCCTAGATAATGTCAAGAACCCGATTATTATAGATCAGAAATATAAAAATGGGCTGGTACATAGTTCActctacattattattattattattattattattattattggactgggcaatgggcctaaaggcaaaatcaaactagcccaattaatatgagaaaggaaacaggcccaaaacaattaaattccAAACGCCCATTTGGCGATACAAGGCCTTGGCGAGGTGGGTAATAACGGATAACGCCCATAAGACGGGTTTGcatatgacaataaaatatcttcatccttccctgtcttagcgattaacttgggaacgaagaaaccaactccttgaaaccgccatggcttggagaccaaggttttattcctacgttcacgctgcatcaccggaaaaggcgctgaaggccggatttgtaggaaccctagcttggagaagaaggcttTAATGGTCTATAAATAGTTTGTTATTTTCATCTGTAAGAGGGGATTGAAcgctgacttataaaactcccagggttgttgggattggactgagtgtaatcacaccatttaatcaataatacaaacccccttgttttttaccagaacattttggcgcccaccgtggggctgcggtaaaatcatttgatcccagcctatcacagcaactagacgaaaaatcaaacatcttcacatggctggagaacacgaAAACCACGACAACTCTAACGTTAACAccctgcaagccgccgtcgtagagattcggcgcttacaaactcagattgcggccatcgaagccgaaagaactaaCGAGAAAGAAAGAGCGAAATTGattttggaggaggaggagggagagggcgtcatggacgtacaaCCCTTAGCACAGCACTTGTGGGACGCCCAAGTggtggaaacaatcaaggttcctcaccttcctaccttcgacggaaagacggatcctagggagcacctgatggcaattgggacacaaactgccataatcaatgctccggaacatctaaagtgtaaattactagccggcaccttcaaggatgtcgccctgcgttggtacatgaaccttccaagaaactcaattgagagttatgctgactttcataaaaaatttattcaccagttcgctggatcgaaacacgttaaagtcacatcaaccagtcttttctccatccgccaaaaccatggcgagtcattgcgtaacttcctcgccagatttagcgaagccaccatcaaagtctcaaatccaaatcaggagatgttcgtggcagccttccacaacgggctaagagcgggacatttcaatgagtccttagcccaaaagccagcctcgtcgatgcaagaggtgaacaagagggcggagtgttatattaagggcgaagaaagtaacgccgagaaaaggcaaagagacgttaaggagaaggaatacgtgGGCCGTGCCGCTAGAGCGCCCGAACACCCACGACCAAAATCGGGGGGCCACCAAGGAGACCCATGGCAAAGGCATCATGGGAAGCCCTACCGCCAACCGCTCAGAAGAGAATTCAGGAATCATCCCGCCAATGAAGACCTCACGCCATTAAACGCCTCAAAGGTTTACGTCTTAAATGAAATTCTGGCCACCGGTTTGGCAAACCTCCCCCCAAGGAGAACCAGTAACATCCCCATGGGGCTGGACGATAACGCCTGGTGCGCATATCACAGGTGTAGGGGTCACTCCACAGAAAAATGCTTCCGCTTAAGGGATTTAATCGAAGAACTAATAAAAAGCGGACACCTTCGCAAATTTATTGACGACGCCGCCCAAGGGCGGGTTGTCGTGCCAAAAGTTCCCCGGCAGGAGCCACGAGACCCTCCTGGGCCAAACAGAGAGCCTCCCAAGGGAAGAATCTCCGTGAATACAATAGCGGGGGGATTCTCAGGCGGGGGCgaatcaagctcagcaaggaaaaggTATGTACGCCGAGCCATCTCGGAGATATACCTCGTAAGTCAACCTCAGCCATTAGACGTACCGGATTTGGCATTCACGGCAAAGGATGGTTTGGAGGTAGCACCCCATGACGATGATCCCTTAGTaatacaagtccaaattttgaactgtgaTGTAAAAAGAGTACTGATAGATTCGGGGAGTTCAGCGGAcattatgtactgggaagctttcaaggccatgcaattagcagaagagcaattgcaaccatactccggaaccctggttgggttctctggcgaacaagtggacgtaatgggttacgcctcccttcttaccacgtttggagaaggcagcaacgccaaaactatcaaagtgcgatatctggtagttaaaactccttttacctcctataatattattataggaagaCCCGCCTTTAACGCAttaggggcggccatgtccactttatacctagcaataaaataccccctCGAGAATGGGGGAGTAGGAACAGTAAGGGGCGATCAGATTCTCGCAAAGAAGTGCTACGAGTCTAGCTTAAAGATACGACACCGAACTTCCAGCGCAAGCGGGAAATTCGaaagaagacaagccgcaaCTCCAGGCGGCATAAACATGATAGAGAGCGCAGATATGGACCCAAGGGAGGAATTCCAAGATCG from Trifolium pratense cultivar HEN17-A07 linkage group LG5, ARS_RC_1.1, whole genome shotgun sequence encodes:
- the LOC123883281 gene encoding probable polygalacturonase At3g15720; this translates as MQMFNFFVIILGFISPCLCTRLNVGTKNNNYNVMDYGARGDGKTDDSHAFVNAWSSACKYGGTLTIPAEKSFMATNVKFSGPCKPKIHIQFDGKIVAPPKAVWKSGEYLIYIDNLDGLTIDGNGKGGADGDGSTWWQCQNCNRPGVQLFHFHSCKNLKVSNIMVTNSPSGHVSVNQCNGATFSHISINSPSNSPNTDGFDISFSSNILVEDSNIKSGDDCIAINGDSSFINATGITCGPGHGISVGSLGKVRPNDKVSDVHVRNCTFTGTSNGGRIKTKMGGSGYAKNIIFEEIILDNVKNPIIIDQKYKNGLPRNTDVVVSDVKFRGFTGTCSGDIAINLDCRKKLSVVCNNAYGTATNTIPSVTCLLK